Within Cnuibacter physcomitrellae, the genomic segment AGCGCGGCCGCGCCCAGCGCGAGGGCCGCGAGCCGCCGCCTCATTCGGAGACCCCGTGGGGCGTCTCGATCATCACGGTCGTGGCCTTCACGACGGCGACCGCGACCGATCCGGGCTCGAGCCCCAGCTCGCGCACCGCCTCGCTCGACATCAACGACACCACGCGATGCGGACCGCACTGCAGCTCCACCTGCGCCATGACGGTGTCCATGGTCACCGCGGTGACGAGTCCGACGAAGCGATTGCGCGCGGACCGGCCCACGTCCGACGGATCGGCGGGGAGCACGGCGTTCCGCCTCGCGAGCTCGGCGAGCTCGAGCCCGTCGACCACCGACCGCCCGGAGGCGTCCTTCGTGCTCGTGAGGAACCCGTTCTCGACGTAGCGGCGGACCGTGTCGTCGCTCACCCCGAGGAAGACCCCGGCATCCCGAATCCGTATCTGCGCCACAGCGACGAGTTTAGCGCCGCATCTGCGGGGGGAGCGTCGGCGCGGGGATGCACTCGCTCCGTCTAGATTGAGCACCCCGTGCGGGCGAGCACGAGCGCAGCACGCCGCACCCCGTCACCCTCAGCACCGATTCGGTCGAAGCGACGCCTTATCCGGCGAGCTCGAACGGAATCGGTGCGCTGGCGTCACACCGCGCGCGAGCGACGGCGGCGGCGGCGAGCACGAGCGCCAGCGCGCAACTCCAGCACTCCGCGCCCCGTCACCTCAGCACCGATTCCATCAAAGCGGCGCATTATTCGGCGAGCCAGGGCGGAATCGGTGCGCTAGCGACACACCATGCCCGAGCGGCGACGGCGACGGCGGCGTGCACGAGCGGCAGCCCTCAGCACCAGAACGCCGCGCCCCGTCACCTCAGCACCGATCCCGCCGAAGCGACGCCGTAGAGCGCGGCGGTTCGACGGGATCGGTGCGCTGGCGTCACGCCGCGCGCGAGCGGCGGCGGCGGAGCGTACCGCGGGCGGCGAGCGCAGCCCCGGCGAGGAGCAGCACGAGCGCGCCGGCGCCCGCCCCGAGCGGCGGGATGCCGCCCGTCGCGCCCACGCCCGTCGCGGCGAGCTGCGCGCCCGCGCCCGCGCCCGAGGCGCCCGACCCGGCGGCACCGCCCCCGGCGCCCGAACCACCCCCGCCGTTCGCGGCGACCACGGTGACGGGAGCCCACCCGACGAACTCCGCGATGCGGTCGAGCAGGGCCACGGAGTGCAGTCCCGCGCCGAGGTCGGCCGGCACCACGACGGTGGCGGTGCCCGACGCATCCGCCTGCACCCAGCCACCAGCGGTGGGCGATGAGAACCACCACGTGTAGTACCACTCGCCCGCCGAGAGCCCGGAGACGGTGGTCTCCGAGCCCGCCGTCGCCGTCGCGGGCGTGGTGATCGCGCCGCGGGAGGCGTCGGTGAGCTCGGTGGCGTCGACCACACGCGGTTCTGCGGCCGGGGCCACGGTCTGCTCGGTCCAGCCCTCGCTGCGATGCAGCACCAGGCCGATCGTCACCTTGCCCTCGAGCGAGGTGACGTCGACGGTCGCCGACCAGGTGCCGTCCTCGCCGCGCTCGAGGGCGCCGGTCAGCGCCTCCACGCCGACCTGGAAGTCGGACACGATGTAGTCGACGCCCACGAGGTCGTCGGCGCCCGGCACGGTGATCAGCAGCGGACCCTTGTCGAGCAGCAGGACGCCATCGGCGGTGCGGAGGGACGGCGTCGCCGTCGCCCCGCCCGGCAGCGGATCGCCGAGGGCGACGGGGACCGTCACCGCCTCGCCCGCGTCGACCGCGATCCCGCGCACCCAGAGCGGGGCGAACCGGTCGTCGTCGGGCAGCACCGACAGCTGCCAGTCGTCGGGCTCCAGCCCGTCGAAGGCGACCGCGCCCGCCTCGTCGGTCTCGCTCTGGATGCGCGTGACCCCGTCGGAGGAGCGGAGCGTGACCGGCATGTCGGCGATGGCGGCTCCCGCCGAGTCGCGGACGGCGACCTCGATGGACCCGGTCGGCCCAGCGTAGACGTCGACGATCTCCGGCTGGCCCGACTCGACGACGAACGACGCACCGCTGCGCGCGAAGCCGGCGAAGCCCCAGCCGTCGGCGTAGCGGTAGAGGGCGAGCTGATAGGACCCGGCGGCTCCCGGCAGGACGTAGCCGCCGTCATCCTGAGCCTCGACGGCGAAGTGCTCGCCGTCGAAGGGGTCGGCCGGCGGCTCTGCGCCCGCCTCGACCAGCGCGAGCGCGAACCGGCCGGTGGCGCCGGTGACGTTCCCCATCAGGGCGCCGGCGGCCTTCAACCGACCGTCGGCCTGCACGGTCGCGCCGTCGGCGACCGTGATCGGCACCGCCCCGGATGCGTGGACCGCGTCGAGGTAGAAGGCGGGCGGATAGCCGTAGGGTGCCTCGGCGTCCTGCACGAACGAGGGACGGAACTGCACGGTGTACGTGCCCGCCGCGACCGGGACGCTGTACCGACCTTGGGAGTCGGTGGTCACCGCGGTCACGATCGACCCGCTCTCCGCGGCGCGCACCACGACGTCGCCGGGGAGCGGTGTCTGCGCGAGCGCGGATGCCATCCGACCGCTGATGACCCCTCCGACGGGATCGGCGGACGCGGCGGTGGCGCCGACGGCAGCCCCGGAGAGCACCAGTCCCGTGGTCACCCCGAGCACGAGCAGGGCGCGCCGCCAGGCGGCTGCGGGCCTCCGGCGCACACGACCCGTCGGCGCGAGCGGCGAGCGCCGCGACGCCGGGGCCTGCCCTCGGGGGCTCATCGGCGGGCCTCGGAGCGCGTCGCACGGCGGCGCACCAGGACGACGACCGCTCCCGCGACCAGGAGCGCCAGCGCGATCCCGCCTGCGACGTAGGCCGCGGATCCGGTGGCGGCCAGCTGGACCGAACCGGCGCCCGACCCGCCACCCGAGGACGAGCCGCCGCCGCCGCCGCCACCGCCGCCACCGGCGGCGAGCACCGTGACCGGCGTCCACCCCGCGATCTGCCGCAGCTCGCTCACGAGCGCGACCGTGTGGTCACCCGCCGCGAGCGACGCGGGGACGACCGCAGTGAGCGTGCCCGACGCATCCGCCTGCATCCACCCGCCCGCGGTGGGCGAGGAGAACCACCAGGCGTAGTACCACCCGCCGGCCGACAGGCCGGAGATCGTGGTCGCGGTGCCCGCCGTCGCGGTCGACGGGGTCTGCACGTCACCGCGGTTGGCGGCGATGAGGTCGGTCTCGGCCACGGCGAGCGGGATGGCGACGGGCATGATGGTCTGCGCGGTGAGCCCGAGGTCGAACTCCTGGGTGAGGCCGATGCTCGTCTTGCCGACGGTGCCGCTGAGGTCGATGGTCGCGGTCCAGGTGCCGGACGCGTCCTGCGTGAAGTCGCCCGTGAGCGGAGCCGGGCCCTCGGTGTCGTCGGACACGATGTAGCTCACGCCCTCGAGGTCGATGGCGTCGGACACGGTCAGCGTGAGCGGGCCGCGGTCGACGAGGAGCACGCCGTCGGCGGTGCGCGTCGAGGGCGTGGCCGTGGCGCCCGGCGGAAGCGGATCGCCGACGGCGGACGTGATGTCGGAGGCCAGGCCTCCCGCGACGACGAGCCCGCGCACGAACAGCGGCGCGTAGGGCGTGTCGAGGTCGGAGAGCACCGACATGTCCCAGATGCCGGGCTGGAGGTGCGTGAAGACCGCGTGCCCGCTCGAGTCGGTCGTGACCTCTCGGCCCAGTCGACCGGAGCCCTGCTGGGTGCCGATCCACACGTCGACGTTCGCGTACGGGCTGCCGTCGGGCAGCTGGATGTAGGCGTCGAGCGAGCCGGACTGCTGCAGCGTGGCGTCGACGCCCGACACCAACCCGCCGCTCGTCACCTCGATCCGACCGAGGACGGCGAGCGGATAGGTGGCGTCGTGGGTCTCCGGGTCGGCGGCGTACACGACCGGGAAGTAGGTCCCGGGCGCGATCCGGTAGTCCCACGACTTGTCGCCGCCCGCGTACGCGAGCTGCGCGTCGACGCCGGGGTCGACGGGAGGCGTGCCCCCGGTCGAGAACAGGATCCAGTACTCGGGATCGGGACCGGCGACCGTGCCGCTCACCCTCCCGGCCGCGACCAGCGCGGAGTCGACGAAGAGCGTGTCGCTGTTCGGGTTGACGACGAC encodes:
- a CDS encoding TOBE domain-containing protein, coding for MAQIRIRDAGVFLGVSDDTVRRYVENGFLTSTKDASGRSVVDGLELAELARRNAVLPADPSDVGRSARNRFVGLVTAVTMDTVMAQVELQCGPHRVVSLMSSEAVRELGLEPGSVAVAVVKATTVMIETPHGVSE
- a CDS encoding carboxypeptidase-like regulatory domain-containing protein translates to MSPRGQAPASRRSPLAPTGRVRRRPAAAWRRALLVLGVTTGLVLSGAAVGATAASADPVGGVISGRMASALAQTPLPGDVVVRAAESGSIVTAVTTDSQGRYSVPVAAGTYTVQFRPSFVQDAEAPYGYPPAFYLDAVHASGAVPITVADGATVQADGRLKAAGALMGNVTGATGRFALALVEAGAEPPADPFDGEHFAVEAQDDGGYVLPGAAGSYQLALYRYADGWGFAGFARSGASFVVESGQPEIVDVYAGPTGSIEVAVRDSAGAAIADMPVTLRSSDGVTRIQSETDEAGAVAFDGLEPDDWQLSVLPDDDRFAPLWVRGIAVDAGEAVTVPVALGDPLPGGATATPSLRTADGVLLLDKGPLLITVPGADDLVGVDYIVSDFQVGVEALTGALERGEDGTWSATVDVTSLEGKVTIGLVLHRSEGWTEQTVAPAAEPRVVDATELTDASRGAITTPATATAGSETTVSGLSAGEWYYTWWFSSPTAGGWVQADASGTATVVVPADLGAGLHSVALLDRIAEFVGWAPVTVVAANGGGGSGAGGGAAGSGASGAGAGAQLAATGVGATGGIPPLGAGAGALVLLLAGAALAARGTLRRRRSRAA